One Paraburkholderia sp. HP33-1 genomic region harbors:
- a CDS encoding PqiC family protein produces MLALAGALLGACKSPATNFYTLSPDESLSSTGASRPIAAVIGPVTIPAVVDRPQIVTRIGDNEVAVNEFDRWAEPLGGDIGRVIAADVGALLNSQEISLYDALRDPSVVWHVRIDVMRFESVPGRDVTVDVLWAVRPPGKGRAVTGRSVAHEAVSGPGFEPLIAAHDRALASVSRDIASAVQAHPPD; encoded by the coding sequence ATGCTCGCGCTCGCCGGTGCTTTGCTCGGCGCCTGCAAGTCGCCAGCGACGAACTTCTACACGCTGAGTCCCGACGAATCGTTGAGCAGTACCGGTGCGAGCCGGCCGATCGCGGCGGTAATCGGTCCGGTAACGATACCCGCGGTGGTGGACCGGCCGCAGATCGTCACGCGGATCGGCGACAACGAGGTCGCGGTCAATGAGTTCGACCGCTGGGCGGAGCCGCTTGGTGGCGACATCGGCCGCGTGATCGCGGCCGATGTCGGCGCCCTGCTGAACTCGCAGGAGATTTCGTTGTACGATGCACTACGCGATCCGTCCGTCGTCTGGCATGTGCGGATCGACGTAATGCGCTTCGAATCCGTGCCCGGGCGCGACGTCACCGTCGACGTGCTCTGGGCCGTGCGCCCGCCGGGCAAGGGCCGTGCCGTCACCGGCCGATCGGTCGCGCACGAGGCCGTGTCCGGTCCGGGTTTCGAGCCGCTCATCGCCGCGCACGATCGCGCGCTCGCTTCGGTGAGCCGCGATATCGCTTCCGCTGTGCAGGCGCATCCGCCTGATTGA
- a CDS encoding paraquat-inducible protein A, whose product MTRNELIACEECDLLQLGAPPAAGHALRCQRCRAELRRGRSNGPEYALAFTCASAVLLVISNLFPIVGLSLNGHVVQTTLAGAVRMLYVFGTWPLALLVGLTTIVTPVLQTVAMLWLLLPLHFGRIPWHAAEGFRLFQLARPWGMTEVLILGLLVALVKLAHIARVVPGTALWSFIALMLLLAAAAAMFDPHEVWTRITAMRGAHTWQLPPIRFRRNAITASAYGLALCEECGLLVKQPGGAGKHVCPRCKAPLHLRKPASLSRTWAYLVASIVLYIPANVLPVMDTSSLFGTQKDTIMSGVVYLWVSGSWPLALLVFIASIVVPMLKILGLAYLALSTQLRSQWLPGQRTRIYRMIELVGRWSMLDIYVITMLVALVQFQALATIKAGPAAIAFGAVVVLTLLAAMSFDPRLMWDALETNRVHSE is encoded by the coding sequence ATGACTCGCAACGAGCTCATCGCGTGCGAAGAGTGCGACCTGCTTCAGCTCGGCGCGCCGCCCGCCGCAGGCCATGCTTTGCGTTGCCAGCGATGTCGCGCGGAACTCAGACGAGGACGCTCGAACGGGCCGGAGTATGCGCTCGCATTCACGTGCGCGTCCGCCGTGCTGCTCGTTATCTCGAACCTGTTTCCGATCGTCGGTCTGTCGCTGAACGGCCATGTCGTGCAGACGACGCTCGCGGGTGCGGTGCGCATGCTGTACGTGTTCGGAACGTGGCCGCTCGCATTGCTGGTCGGCCTCACGACGATCGTCACGCCGGTCCTGCAGACCGTGGCGATGCTCTGGCTGCTGCTGCCGCTGCACTTCGGGCGCATACCGTGGCACGCGGCCGAGGGCTTTCGTCTGTTTCAGCTCGCGCGGCCGTGGGGCATGACCGAGGTGCTGATCCTCGGTCTGCTGGTCGCGCTCGTCAAGCTCGCCCATATCGCGAGGGTGGTGCCGGGCACCGCGCTGTGGTCGTTCATCGCGCTGATGCTGCTGCTCGCGGCCGCGGCGGCGATGTTCGATCCGCACGAGGTGTGGACGCGCATCACGGCAATGCGTGGCGCGCACACATGGCAATTGCCGCCAATCCGCTTTCGCCGCAACGCCATCACGGCGTCGGCCTACGGACTCGCGCTGTGCGAAGAATGCGGCCTGCTGGTCAAGCAGCCCGGCGGCGCCGGCAAGCATGTCTGTCCGCGCTGCAAGGCGCCGTTGCATCTGCGCAAGCCGGCGAGCCTGTCGCGGACCTGGGCGTATCTGGTGGCCTCGATCGTCCTCTACATTCCGGCCAACGTGCTGCCCGTGATGGACACGAGCTCACTGTTCGGCACCCAGAAGGACACGATCATGAGCGGCGTGGTCTATCTGTGGGTGTCCGGCTCGTGGCCGCTTGCGCTGCTCGTGTTCATCGCGAGCATCGTCGTGCCGATGCTGAAGATTCTCGGCCTCGCGTATCTCGCGCTGTCGACGCAGCTTCGTTCGCAATGGCTGCCGGGGCAGCGCACGCGGATCTATCGCATGATCGAGCTGGTCGGGCGCTGGTCGATGCTCGATATCTATGTGATCACGATGCTGGTCGCGCTGGTGCAGTTTCAGGCGCTGGCGACGATCAAGGCCGGCCCGGCGGCGATCGCATTCGGCGCGGTCGTCGTGCTGACGCTGCTCGCCGCGATGTCGTTCGATCCGCGCCTGATGTGGGACGCGTTGGAGACAAACCGTGTCCACTCCGAATGA
- a CDS encoding efflux transporter outer membrane subunit: MRRTALARLLASVLLLGLGGCLLGPNYERPAVDVPATYRFGQGEAAGIANATWWEQFQDPVLDQLIATALQDNRDVKVAAARVDEFRGQFVTTRSALFPQLSASADASRQRASQDAGVPIPKGVNPVYNQFDASLAVSWEVDLFGKVRRETEAARANLLASEEGRRATILTLVASVASAYINLRSLDRQLEIAKETVESRAESVRVFEARFKYGEVSQMELAQSQSEYEAARVTVPQIEQQIGQQEDALSVLIGTNPGAILRGRELSQMGTPQIPEGLPSDLLERRPDLLEAEQSLVAQNALIGAARALYFPSISLTGLFGSVSAQFSNLFTGPARVWSFAGNITQPIFTAGNITGQVHQAEARQQEALYSYEKAIQVAFQEVEDSLISVQKTHQALDSLGSQVEALHTYAHLARQRYEGGYTSYIEVLDAERSLFNAQLSYTQTQGAELTSFVTLYKAMGGGWVTEAEKLTVPPPAPRTPPGMAPVSQNAPAPGGPAAAVEAR, translated from the coding sequence ATGCGCCGGACGGCACTCGCGCGATTGCTCGCATCCGTCCTGCTGCTCGGGCTGGGCGGATGCCTGCTCGGCCCCAATTACGAGCGCCCGGCGGTCGACGTGCCGGCCACCTATCGCTTTGGCCAGGGCGAGGCCGCGGGCATCGCGAATGCCACATGGTGGGAGCAGTTTCAGGACCCGGTGCTCGATCAGCTGATCGCCACCGCGCTGCAGGACAATCGTGATGTGAAGGTCGCGGCCGCGCGGGTCGACGAGTTTCGCGGACAGTTCGTGACGACGCGCTCCGCGTTGTTTCCGCAGCTCTCGGCAAGCGCCGACGCGTCGCGTCAACGGGCCTCGCAGGACGCAGGCGTGCCGATACCGAAAGGCGTGAACCCCGTCTATAACCAGTTCGACGCGTCGCTGGCGGTGTCCTGGGAAGTCGATCTGTTCGGCAAGGTGCGCCGCGAAACCGAGGCGGCGCGCGCGAATCTGCTTGCGAGCGAAGAGGGCCGCCGCGCGACCATCCTGACGCTGGTCGCCTCAGTCGCTTCGGCCTACATCAATCTGCGCAGTCTGGACCGGCAGCTCGAAATCGCGAAGGAGACCGTGGAGAGCCGCGCGGAATCGGTGCGTGTTTTCGAGGCGCGCTTCAAATATGGCGAGGTTTCGCAGATGGAACTCGCGCAAAGCCAGTCGGAATATGAAGCCGCGCGGGTCACGGTGCCGCAGATCGAACAACAGATCGGCCAGCAGGAAGACGCGCTGTCGGTGTTGATCGGCACGAATCCCGGCGCGATTCTGCGCGGGCGCGAACTGTCGCAGATGGGTACGCCGCAGATTCCCGAGGGGTTGCCGTCCGATCTGCTCGAACGCCGCCCCGACCTGCTGGAGGCCGAGCAGTCGCTGGTCGCGCAAAACGCGCTGATCGGCGCGGCGCGCGCGTTGTACTTCCCGTCGATTTCGTTGACCGGGCTGTTCGGTTCGGTCAGCGCGCAGTTCTCGAATCTGTTCACCGGTCCGGCGCGGGTGTGGTCGTTTGCCGGCAACATCACTCAGCCGATCTTCACGGCGGGAAACATCACGGGCCAGGTGCATCAGGCCGAGGCGCGTCAGCAGGAAGCACTGTACTCGTACGAAAAGGCGATCCAGGTGGCGTTCCAGGAGGTCGAGGACTCGCTCATCTCCGTGCAGAAGACCCATCAGGCACTCGATTCGCTAGGCAGCCAGGTCGAGGCGCTGCACACGTACGCGCACCTCGCACGGCAGCGTTACGAAGGCGGCTACACGAGCTACATCGAAGTGCTCGATGCGGAGCGCAGTCTGTTCAATGCGCAACTCAGCTATACGCAAACTCAGGGTGCCGAGCTGACCTCGTTCGTCACGCTCTACAAGGCGATGGGTGGCGGCTGGGTGACCGAGGCGGAAAAACTGACGGTGCCCCCGCCCGCGCCGCGAACGCCGCCTGGGATGGCGCCGGTCTCGCAGAACGCGCCCGCGCCAGGCGGACCTGCGGCCGCGGTGGAGGCGAGATGA
- a CDS encoding DUF3141 domain-containing protein, which yields MDAETLLSQSQDITAKITHVLQKRTQNAQRHLNERVVGTLGLDHDDSVPASAAPAPFNPLNAWQYTVDAAQRSLLFWDTLYRRGNEFVERSASGPAPVLHFDYDMLLDGRTFERPVNYALLQLRPLEGVGVDVRKRPYLIIDPRAGHGPGIGGFKDDSQAGVALRAGYPVYFVVFFRDPEPGQTLLDVCNAEQRFVRKVRSLHPDSPKPAIIGNCQGGWAAMMLASSDPDDTGPIVINGAPMSYWGGAWSEGEGDNPMRYAGGMLGGAWLASYAADLGNGKFDGAYLVQNFENLNPANTFWDKYYHLYSNIDTEPPRFLEFERWWGSYYLMNREEIEWITSNLFVGNKLWSGGVKNSGGQTFDLREIRSPIILFASMGDNITPPQQAFNWVADLYGSTEEIKARGQVIVGLTHQSIGHLGIFVSGKVAKKEHAQIVSVLNTIETFPPGLYGMTIDEVRNAAGEIEYEVEFHERRLEDISAHFNRFGRIDEKPFEAVAEVSALNQRMYELFAQPFVQAMSNERGASMLRQFHPLRWQRWAVSSMNPWLGWLPAAAQSVRDNRQRAGADNPWSKLEESGSQMISASLDYFRDMRDAATEASFFSVYANMYATFLGKAPADGAPAQAGAINPRELPFVRTALQAIGDGGYTEALARAAFLLSRKGESLPLSRFELRKEIAESYTEYLPDISSDHWRRIRGEQEIIVSFEPDEAIATLPKLLSHSEDLERFLQLLDKLMTDERVLNAPPDAALKTAVERIRAVLGSRVSRKRSARLPDGTRT from the coding sequence ATGGACGCTGAAACGCTGTTGTCACAAAGCCAGGATATCACTGCGAAAATCACCCACGTGCTGCAAAAGCGCACGCAAAATGCCCAGCGGCACCTGAACGAACGGGTCGTCGGCACGCTGGGGCTCGATCACGACGACAGCGTGCCCGCAAGCGCGGCGCCCGCGCCGTTCAACCCGCTCAACGCGTGGCAATACACCGTGGACGCCGCGCAGCGCTCGCTGCTCTTCTGGGACACGCTGTACCGGCGCGGCAACGAGTTCGTCGAACGCAGCGCCAGCGGTCCCGCGCCGGTGCTGCATTTCGATTACGACATGCTGCTCGACGGCCGCACATTCGAGCGGCCGGTCAACTATGCGCTGCTGCAACTTCGTCCGCTCGAAGGCGTGGGCGTCGACGTGCGCAAACGTCCGTATCTGATCATCGATCCGCGCGCGGGGCACGGCCCCGGTATCGGCGGCTTCAAGGACGATTCGCAGGCGGGCGTCGCGCTGCGCGCGGGCTATCCCGTCTACTTCGTGGTGTTCTTTCGCGATCCCGAGCCCGGCCAGACCCTGCTCGACGTGTGCAACGCCGAGCAGCGATTCGTGCGCAAGGTGCGCTCGCTGCATCCCGACAGCCCGAAGCCCGCGATCATCGGCAATTGCCAGGGCGGCTGGGCAGCGATGATGCTCGCCAGCTCCGACCCCGACGACACCGGCCCGATCGTCATCAACGGTGCGCCGATGTCGTACTGGGGCGGAGCCTGGAGCGAAGGCGAGGGCGACAATCCGATGCGCTACGCGGGCGGCATGCTGGGCGGCGCGTGGCTCGCGTCGTACGCGGCGGATCTCGGCAACGGCAAGTTCGACGGCGCGTATCTGGTGCAGAACTTCGAGAACCTGAACCCCGCCAACACGTTCTGGGACAAGTACTACCACCTGTACTCGAACATCGACACCGAGCCGCCGCGCTTTCTGGAATTCGAGCGCTGGTGGGGCAGCTACTACCTGATGAATCGCGAGGAGATCGAATGGATCACGAGCAACCTGTTCGTCGGCAACAAGCTGTGGTCGGGCGGGGTGAAGAACAGTGGCGGCCAGACGTTCGACCTGCGTGAAATCCGCTCACCGATCATCCTGTTCGCGTCGATGGGCGACAACATCACGCCGCCTCAACAGGCGTTCAACTGGGTGGCGGACCTGTACGGCAGCACCGAGGAGATCAAGGCGCGTGGTCAGGTGATCGTCGGTCTGACGCACCAAAGCATCGGTCATCTGGGCATTTTCGTGTCCGGCAAAGTCGCGAAAAAGGAGCACGCGCAGATCGTCTCCGTGCTCAACACCATCGAAACGTTTCCGCCGGGGCTCTACGGCATGACGATCGACGAGGTCCGGAACGCGGCCGGGGAGATCGAGTATGAGGTGGAATTTCATGAACGGCGGCTCGAAGACATATCCGCGCATTTCAACCGCTTTGGCCGCATCGACGAAAAGCCGTTCGAAGCGGTCGCCGAGGTGTCCGCGTTGAATCAGCGTATGTACGAACTGTTCGCGCAGCCGTTCGTGCAGGCGATGTCGAACGAAAGGGGCGCCAGCATGCTGCGCCAGTTTCATCCGCTGCGCTGGCAGCGCTGGGCCGTTTCCTCGATGAATCCGTGGCTTGGCTGGCTGCCGGCGGCCGCGCAGTCGGTTCGCGACAATCGCCAGCGGGCCGGCGCGGATAACCCGTGGAGCAAGCTCGAAGAGAGCGGCTCGCAAATGATCAGCGCGTCGCTCGATTATTTCCGCGACATGCGCGACGCGGCGACCGAGGCCAGCTTCTTCAGCGTGTACGCGAACATGTATGCGACGTTCCTCGGCAAGGCGCCCGCCGACGGTGCGCCCGCGCAAGCCGGCGCGATCAATCCGCGCGAGTTGCCGTTCGTGCGCACCGCGTTGCAGGCGATCGGCGACGGCGGCTACACGGAGGCGCTCGCGCGTGCGGCCTTCCTGCTGTCGCGCAAGGGCGAGTCGTTGCCGCTCTCACGCTTCGAGCTGCGCAAGGAGATCGCCGAAAGTTACACGGAGTACCTCCCCGACATCAGTTCCGACCACTGGCGGCGCATTCGGGGCGAGCAGGAAATCATCGTCAGCTTCGAACCGGACGAGGCAATTGCCACGCTGCCGAAGCTGCTCTCCCATAGCGAAGATCTCGAGCGCTTTCTGCAACTGCTCGACAAGCTGATGACCGACGAGCGCGTGTTGAACGCCCCGCCCGACGCCGCGCTCAAGACGGCGGTCGAACGTATCCGCGCGGTGCTGGGTTCGCGTGTGAGCCGCAAGCGCTCCGCGCGTTTGCCGGACGGGACCCGCACGTGA
- a CDS encoding PqiB family protein: protein MSTPNEDPELPAAEPVPRSRLRVQLVWLVPIVAILIGGWLAVKAVIERGEQITISFKTGDGLEAGKTKLKFKDVDIGVVEAVSLSPDHKRVVAKAEVTRDVSDLLVDNTRFWVVRPRISGGTVSGLGTLLSGSYVDVDVGNSNKARRSFVGLEEPPVIASDVPGHEYTLHGIGLGSLDVGTPVFFRRIQVGQVASFHLDPDGRGVTVKVFVNAPYDRFVRTDTRFWHASGVDMAFDSNGVRIESQSIVSIIIGGVAFESPPDSQVETSADTNTPFELYTTRAEAMKMHDRLVDKFVVNFTDSVRGLTVGAPVDFRGIVIGEVTAIYTRFDPNARRFSIPVEINLYPERFTSRYQNDGNGGRLTNDPHALGNYLVEHGFRFQLRSGNPLTGQLYLAADFFPDAPKASIDWSKSPPEIPAVPRTLQSLQDSITRLLTKLNNIPFEDIGNDARSTLRTTNAMIAQLNTQVMPKARDTLSSAQTTLDSANAALQPDSSLQQSTEEAMRELTRTAASLRTLADYLSRHPESLVRGKSEDKKP from the coding sequence GTGTCCACTCCGAATGAAGATCCCGAGCTGCCTGCCGCGGAGCCGGTGCCGCGCTCGCGCTTGCGGGTGCAACTGGTCTGGCTGGTGCCGATCGTCGCGATACTGATCGGCGGCTGGCTGGCGGTGAAGGCGGTGATCGAGCGCGGCGAGCAGATCACCATCAGCTTCAAGACGGGTGATGGTCTCGAAGCGGGCAAGACCAAGCTCAAGTTCAAGGACGTCGATATCGGCGTGGTCGAAGCGGTCTCGCTGTCGCCGGACCACAAGCGCGTGGTGGCCAAGGCCGAAGTCACGCGCGACGTGTCGGACCTGCTCGTCGACAACACGCGCTTCTGGGTCGTGCGTCCGCGCATTTCGGGCGGCACGGTGTCGGGACTCGGCACGCTGCTGTCGGGCTCGTATGTCGACGTCGATGTCGGTAATTCGAACAAGGCGCGCCGCAGTTTCGTCGGTCTCGAGGAGCCGCCCGTGATCGCGAGCGACGTGCCGGGACATGAGTACACACTGCACGGGATAGGACTTGGCTCACTCGACGTGGGTACGCCCGTGTTCTTCCGCAGAATTCAGGTGGGCCAGGTCGCGTCGTTCCATTTGGACCCCGACGGCCGCGGCGTCACGGTGAAGGTCTTCGTCAATGCGCCGTACGACCGGTTCGTGAGAACCGACACGCGCTTCTGGCACGCAAGTGGTGTCGACATGGCGTTCGACAGCAACGGCGTGCGCATCGAATCGCAGTCGATCGTGTCGATCATCATTGGCGGCGTCGCGTTCGAATCGCCGCCCGATTCGCAGGTTGAGACGAGCGCCGATACCAACACCCCGTTCGAGCTGTACACCACACGCGCCGAAGCGATGAAAATGCACGATCGCCTCGTCGACAAATTCGTGGTGAACTTCACGGATTCGGTCCGCGGTTTGACGGTCGGCGCGCCAGTCGATTTTCGCGGTATCGTGATCGGCGAAGTGACGGCGATCTATACCCGCTTCGACCCGAACGCCCGCCGTTTCAGCATTCCCGTCGAGATCAATCTCTATCCGGAGCGCTTCACGTCGCGCTATCAGAACGACGGCAACGGCGGACGGCTCACCAATGACCCACACGCTCTCGGGAACTACCTCGTCGAGCACGGATTTCGCTTCCAGTTGAGAAGCGGCAATCCGCTGACCGGCCAGCTCTATCTCGCGGCGGACTTTTTCCCCGATGCGCCGAAGGCGTCGATCGACTGGAGCAAGTCGCCGCCCGAAATACCCGCGGTCCCGCGCACGCTGCAATCGCTGCAGGACTCGATCACGCGTTTGCTGACCAAGCTCAACAACATACCGTTCGAGGACATCGGCAACGACGCGCGCTCGACCCTGCGCACGACCAACGCGATGATCGCGCAGCTCAACACGCAAGTCATGCCGAAAGCGCGCGATACGCTGAGTTCGGCGCAAACCACGCTTGACTCCGCGAATGCCGCGCTGCAGCCGGACTCGTCGCTGCAGCAATCGACGGAGGAGGCGATGCGTGAATTGACCCGCACCGCGGCCTCGCTGCGTACGCTGGCCGACTATTTGTCGCGACACCCGGAATCGCTCGTGCGCGGCAAGTCGGAGGACAAGAAGCCATGA
- a CDS encoding efflux RND transporter permease subunit → MNISRYCIDRPIFASVISIVITLGGAIAMFALPVAQYPDITPPQITVSATYPGASAEVVANNVAAPIEQQVNGADNMIYMNSSSSSTGNVTLNVYFQIGTNPELAQVDVQNRVNLALPQLPQSVQAQGVQVQKKSQAFMMVIAVYSPTDRYDATYIANFTNIYVLDAIKRIPGANQSSIFGTPDYAMRIWLKPDRMAQLGVTAADVQRVVANQNQQFAVGSIGQSPTGSAVQQSFAVTTTGRLAEPSQFDNIIVRAASGGAAIVRLKDIGRAELGQKDYSIRSRFQGKPATVLAVYQQPGANALDVAKQVRATLAELKKSFPEGMTYEIAMDTTEFTRASISDVIHTFFEALVLVVIVVFVFLQSLRATLIPIIAVPVSIVGTCMFMLLLGFSINMLTLFGMVLAIGIVVDDAIVVIENVERNMTVHKLSPKEAAKQAMDEVAGPVVAIVLVLCAVFVPVAFLGGITGQMYKQFAITIAISVVLSGIVALTLSPALAALLLTSSHHEKKGFFRWFDNQFARMTSGYTRTVKLIIKRFIMGLVFFVAMIVLAVLMVRSIPSAFLPPEDQGYLLGAVIMPDAASLDRTGRVSQIITDYFMKQEAVGSITTIDGFSLLDSQNKNNAGTFFVGLKSFDERYTRANIRTQNARAVLLDAYRYFANVQEGIVLPVNPPSIPGLGTTGGTEVWIQSKGDASIAQLAGVADQFVQKARARKELTRVTTTFNAASRQLLVDVDRDKSETLGVPVEDVYSAMQTMFGSLYVSQFNRSSRLWQVILQAEPSYRLKPTDLDQIFVRSTNGTMVPIKSVATYRYVTGPDLVTRFNNFPAIKITANAAPGFSSGQVISTLEELAAQMPDGYDIAWSGEAFEERQSGGTSGLVFVFGLVMVFLILAAQYEKWSLPVGVLMAVPFALFGALLAILLRGLSNDVYFQIGLTMLVALAAKNAILIFEFAVLNRETGASVFDATMTAAEERLRPIVMTSLAFILGCVPLAIATGASANSRHSIGTGVIGGMLGATAIAVFFIPMFYYLLESMSSRSKGGTKPTPGVEPGGPPAMPGPGASTGAPSAPREGE, encoded by the coding sequence ATGAATATCTCGCGCTATTGCATCGACCGGCCGATTTTCGCGTCAGTCATCTCGATCGTCATCACGCTCGGCGGCGCCATTGCGATGTTCGCGCTGCCGGTCGCGCAATACCCCGACATCACACCGCCGCAGATCACGGTGTCCGCCACCTATCCGGGCGCCAGCGCCGAGGTGGTCGCGAACAACGTCGCCGCGCCGATCGAGCAGCAGGTCAACGGCGCGGACAACATGATCTACATGAACTCGTCGAGTTCGTCGACCGGCAATGTCACGCTCAACGTGTACTTCCAGATCGGCACGAACCCCGAACTGGCCCAGGTCGACGTGCAGAACCGCGTGAATCTCGCGCTGCCGCAACTGCCGCAATCGGTACAGGCGCAAGGCGTTCAGGTACAGAAAAAGTCGCAGGCGTTCATGATGGTGATCGCGGTCTATTCGCCCACCGACCGTTACGACGCGACCTATATCGCGAACTTCACGAACATCTACGTGCTCGACGCGATCAAGCGGATCCCCGGCGCGAACCAGTCGAGTATCTTCGGCACGCCAGACTACGCGATGCGGATCTGGCTGAAGCCCGACCGGATGGCGCAGCTGGGCGTGACGGCCGCCGACGTGCAACGGGTCGTCGCGAACCAGAACCAGCAGTTCGCGGTGGGCAGTATCGGACAGTCGCCGACCGGCTCAGCAGTTCAGCAGTCGTTCGCGGTCACGACCACGGGGCGCCTCGCCGAGCCTTCGCAGTTCGACAACATCATCGTGCGTGCCGCGAGCGGCGGCGCGGCGATCGTGCGGCTCAAGGACATCGGCCGTGCCGAGCTTGGCCAGAAAGACTACTCGATTCGCAGCCGCTTCCAGGGTAAGCCGGCCACCGTGCTCGCCGTGTATCAGCAGCCGGGCGCCAATGCGCTCGACGTGGCGAAGCAGGTGCGCGCGACACTCGCGGAGCTGAAGAAGTCGTTTCCCGAAGGCATGACCTACGAGATCGCGATGGACACGACCGAGTTCACGCGAGCGTCGATCTCGGACGTGATCCATACGTTCTTCGAAGCGCTGGTGCTCGTCGTGATCGTCGTGTTCGTATTCCTGCAAAGCCTTCGCGCGACGCTGATTCCGATCATCGCGGTGCCGGTGTCGATCGTCGGCACCTGCATGTTCATGCTGCTGCTGGGCTTCTCGATCAACATGCTGACCTTGTTCGGCATGGTGCTCGCGATCGGTATCGTCGTCGACGATGCGATCGTCGTGATCGAGAACGTCGAACGCAACATGACGGTGCACAAGCTCTCGCCGAAAGAGGCCGCGAAACAGGCGATGGACGAAGTCGCCGGGCCAGTCGTGGCGATCGTGCTGGTGTTGTGCGCGGTGTTCGTGCCGGTCGCGTTTCTCGGCGGCATCACCGGGCAGATGTACAAGCAGTTCGCGATCACGATCGCGATTTCGGTGGTGCTGTCCGGCATCGTCGCACTGACCTTGTCACCGGCGCTCGCCGCGTTGCTGCTGACTAGCTCGCACCACGAGAAGAAGGGCTTTTTCCGCTGGTTCGACAATCAGTTCGCCCGCATGACGTCGGGCTATACGCGCACGGTCAAGCTAATCATCAAGCGTTTCATCATGGGGCTCGTGTTCTTCGTCGCGATGATCGTGCTGGCGGTGCTGATGGTGCGCTCGATTCCGTCGGCGTTCCTGCCACCTGAGGACCAGGGCTATCTCCTCGGCGCGGTCATCATGCCGGACGCCGCGAGCCTCGACCGCACGGGTCGGGTATCGCAGATCATCACCGACTACTTCATGAAGCAGGAAGCGGTCGGCAGCATCACCACGATCGATGGTTTCAGCCTGCTCGACAGCCAGAACAAGAACAACGCGGGCACGTTCTTTGTCGGCCTGAAGAGCTTCGACGAACGCTACACGCGGGCCAACATCAGGACGCAGAATGCGCGCGCGGTGCTGCTCGACGCGTATCGCTACTTCGCGAACGTGCAGGAGGGCATCGTGCTGCCGGTGAACCCGCCGTCGATTCCGGGGCTCGGCACGACGGGCGGCACGGAGGTGTGGATTCAGAGCAAGGGGGACGCTTCCATCGCCCAGCTTGCGGGTGTGGCTGACCAGTTCGTCCAGAAAGCGCGGGCGCGCAAGGAGCTGACCCGCGTCACGACGACGTTCAATGCGGCGTCGCGGCAACTGCTGGTCGACGTGGATCGCGACAAGTCGGAGACGCTCGGCGTGCCGGTCGAAGACGTCTATAGCGCGATGCAGACGATGTTCGGCTCGCTGTACGTCTCGCAGTTCAACCGTTCGAGCCGGCTGTGGCAGGTGATTCTCCAGGCGGAGCCATCGTATCGCCTGAAGCCCACCGATCTCGACCAGATCTTCGTGCGCAGCACCAACGGCACGATGGTGCCGATCAAGTCGGTGGCGACCTACCGCTATGTGACGGGCCCAGACCTCGTCACGCGATTCAATAACTTCCCGGCCATCAAGATCACGGCGAATGCCGCGCCGGGCTTCAGCTCCGGGCAGGTGATCTCGACGCTGGAAGAACTCGCCGCGCAGATGCCGGACGGCTACGACATCGCGTGGAGCGGCGAGGCGTTCGAAGAACGCCAGTCGGGCGGCACCTCCGGGCTCGTGTTCGTGTTCGGTCTCGTGATGGTGTTCCTGATCCTCGCCGCGCAGTACGAGAAGTGGTCGTTACCGGTCGGTGTGCTGATGGCGGTGCCGTTCGCGCTGTTCGGCGCGCTGCTCGCGATCTTGCTGCGCGGTCTGTCCAACGACGTCTACTTCCAGATCGGCCTGACCATGCTGGTCGCGCTCGCGGCGAAGAACGCGATCCTGATCTTCGAATTCGCGGTGCTCAATCGCGAGACGGGCGCATCGGTATTCGACGCGACGATGACCGCGGCGGAAGAACGGCTGCGGCCGATCGTGATGACCTCGCTCGCGTTCATTCTCGGCTGCGTGCCGCTCGCAATCGCGACGGGCGCGTCGGCCAACAGCCGCCATTCGATCGGCACTGGCGTGATCGGCGGGATGCTGGGCGCGACGGCGATCGCCGTGTTCTTTATCCCGATGTTCTATTACCTGCTCGAATCGATGTCGTCGCGCTCGAAAGGAGGCACGAAGCCGACGCCGGGCGTCGAGCCTGGCGGACCCCCCGCGATGCCAGGGCCCGGCGCGTCGACCGGTGCGCCGTCCGCGCCGCGGGAAGGGGAGTGA